From the genome of Ananas comosus cultivar F153 linkage group 18, ASM154086v1, whole genome shotgun sequence, one region includes:
- the LOC109723946 gene encoding inactive beta-amylase 9-like translates to MEAVLTGPKVAAAAKGGAFPARRLGFGESVRVGSGIGRVGFDAAMRRNRAIRVGTGGFRAELVKKTNESPRKTNSAQTGPVELFVGLPMDVALARGGVNHAKAIAAGLRALKLLGACGVELPIFWAVAQPGSDQAQFDWASHAAVVEMARAAGLRVRATLCLHGSHRRPGVPLPEWVARAATADPDILFTDRYGRHHEEYLSFAVDELPVLGGRKPVEAFEDFFRSFRSAFADFFGSTITGITVSLGPNGELRYPSFPPATGGHQFTGVGEFQCYDKYMLAQLKQHAEQSGQPLWGLSGPHDAPGYNQSPDSTNFFRDHGGSWETPYANFFLSWYSQQLVNHGDRILSIASNIFGELPVEISGKVPLLHWWRGTRSHPAELTAGFYNTDGRNGYDAVAKMFARNSCAMVIPGMDLLDREQPRELQCSPESLLSEIVGSCGKHGVKVLGENSSLVRAPAGGFDQIKANISAGNSKVKSFTYNRMGAEFFSPEHWPQFTAFMRSMVHEEMDSDDLPSNEKGMLSPSAGSASQKEREMQAV, encoded by the exons atGGAGGCGGTGTTGACAGGGCcaaaggtggcggcggcggcgaagggcgGGGCGTTTCCGGCGAGGAGACTCGGGTTCGGCGAATCGGTCCGAGTCGGGTCGGGGATCGGGCGAGTCGGGTTCGACGCGGCGATGCGGAGGAATCGGGCGATCCGAGTCGGGACCGGGGGTTTCCGTGCGGAGTTGGTGAAGAAGACGAACGAGTCGCCGCGTAAGACGAACTCG GCTCAGACCGGTCCGGTTGAGCTGTTCGTGGGCCTGCCCATGGACGTGGCGTTGGCCCGCGGCGGCGTGAACCACGCCAAGGCCATCGCAGCGGGCCTGCGGGCCCTGAAGCTTCTGGGCGCCTGCGGCGTCGAGCTCCCCATCTTCTGGGCCGTGGCCCAGCCCGGTTCTGACCAGGCCCAATTCGACTGGGCCAGCCATGCGGCCGTCGTCGAGATGGCCCGCGCTGCCGGGCTCCGCGTCCGTGCCACCCTCTGCCTCCACGGCTCCCACCGCCGCCCTGGAGTCCCCCTCCCCGAGTGGGTGGCCCGCGCCGCCACCGCAGACCCCGATATTCTCTTCACCGACCGGTACGGGCGGCACCATGAGGAGTACCTATCGTTCGCGGTCGACGAATTGCCCGTCCTCGGCGGCAGGAAGCCGGTTGAGGCCTTTGAGGACTTCTTCCGGAGCTTCCGGTCAGCCTTTGCGGATTTCTTCGGCTCCACCATTACG GGCATTACTGTCAGCCTCGGGCCCAACGGCGAGCTCCGGTACCCGTCGTTCCCGCCAGCGACCGGAGGCCACCAGTTCACCGGCGTCGGTGAATTCCAATGCTACGACAAGTACATGCTCGCGCAACTAAAACAGCACGCCGAGCAATCGGGCCAGCCGTTGTGGGGCCTCTCGGGCCCCCACGACGCACCCGGATACAACCAATCACCGGATTCCACCAACTTCTTCAGAGACCACGGCGGCTCGTGGGAGACGCCATACGCCAACTTCTTCCTCTCATGGTACTCGCAGCAGCTCGTGAACCACGGGGATCGTATTCTTTCGATTGCATCTAACATTTTCGGTGAACTGCCGGTAGAAATATCTGGCAAAGTGCCGCTGCTGCACTGGTGGCGTGGCACCCGGTCGCACCCAGCCGAGCTGACAGCTGGGTTCTACAACACCGACGGCCGCAATGGGTACGATGCGGTCGCGAAGATGTTCGCGAGGAATTCGTGTGCGATGGTAATTCCCGGAATGGACCTCTTAGATCGAGAGCAACCGCGGGAGCTGCAATGTAGCCCGGAATCTCTACTCTCTGAGATAGTCGGTTCGTGCGGGAAGCACGGGGTGAAGGTACTGGGGGAGAATTCGTCGCTGGTTAGGGCGCCCGCAGGGGGATTCGACCAAATCAAAGCGAATATCTCTGCAGGTAACTCGAAAGTGAAATCTTTCACCTACAACCGGATGGGCGCGGAGTTCTTCTCGCCGGAGCACTGGCCACAGTTCACAGCATTCATGAGGAGCATGGTTCACGAAGAGATGGATTCGGACGACTTGCCGAGTAACGAGAAGGGCATGTTGTCGCCTTCGGCCGGTTCGGCATCGCAAAAGGAGCGGGAGATGCAGGCGGTCTGA
- the LOC109723831 gene encoding uncharacterized protein LOC109723831, which produces MSRKIAINGVANGVEPIGRRLRSRHTPLRRSPRLRSKNHGEVPMGNRPNSKKKPRGASSGETHLKSLPFSLEIEGKRPGSIKTVSCGRRRSLRLASTQSPLSDSEGMVGGRKTQVGSSSESRKSRSGVRSSASDDSGCRRRSLRSDSKSMSGADTSSRQHLPTVCGNASENRSKRLSPNLCHLKEKEEKLAPIHMVKCSRVQVNSTYKCCEGSQVIRRSTRLASRLAESEKKDVNLASSGGTDCCMGLRRSQRLGFGLPKRNSDCDVASGKRRVKGSTKVVSKVETNVDGLSSEQDAGKCGKEVKGNPLEITKKEVGETKSKKRARSVKAEPEVERSETEQCCGLEEWTEEQDTALQRAYLSAKPSPHFWKKVAKMVPGKSAEECFNRIHADLATPPPNQPRSRLIKIHNSPTENFNILDCNYPDLIESKVKRHRIKKQKTHVTQKTLRHLLKKRSLADQAQEADHFSVLETSPSPLQLDFPELKSPEISSTILRSSSSTHKKKTKSRFRPGQVDPSPEVLKRIKNVALHEKYIDQLHCREAKRRTHAKGKFISPLSNKDEAGVILKAARNALISEASNAIGQFKHMQANPTDDYAEFESGTDDDVDD; this is translated from the exons ATGTCCAGGAAAATCGCCATTAATGGCGTCGCCAATGGCGTAGAGCCCATAGGTCGACGCCTCCGCTCCCGCCACACCCCTCTCCGGAGGTCCCCGCGGCTCCGATCCAAGAACCATGGCGAGGTCCCGATGGGAAACCGACCCAATTCGAAGAAGAAGCCTCGGGGAGCTTCTTCGGGGGAAACCCATCTCAAATCTCTCCCTTTCTCATTGGAAATCGAGGGGAAGCGTCCAGGATCCATCAAAACCGTATCTTGCGGCCGAAGAAGGTCTCTCAGGTTAGCTTCTACTCAATCTCCGCTTTCGGATTCCGAAGGAATGGTTGGTGGAAGGAAAACCCAAGTTGGATCTTCTTCGGAAAGCCGGAAGAGCCGTTCCGGAGTTCGTAGTTCAGCGAGCGATGATTCCGGTTGCCGAAGAAGATCCTTGAGGTCGGATTCCAAATCGATGTCGGGAGCCGATACGAGTTCGCGGCAACACCTTCCAACTGTTTGCGGTAATGCCTCTGAGAACAGGAGCAAGCGTTTATCCCCTAATTTGTGTCATCTcaaggagaaagaggagaaattgGCACCAATCCATATGGTTAAATGCTCTCGTGTTCAAGTGAATTCGACATATAAGTGTTGTGAAGGCTCGCAGGTTATCCGACGGTCGACGAGGCTTGCCTCAAGATTGGCGGAGTCTGAGAAGAAAGATGTTAACTTGGCGTCTTCTGGCGGCACCGATTGCTGTATGGGACTAAGAAGATCTCAAAGGTTAGGTTTTGGTTTACCGAAACGTAATTCGGATTGTGATGTAGCCTCGGGAAAGAGAAGAGTGAAAGGTAGTACTAAAGTTGTGAGCAAAGTTGAGACTAATGTAGATGGGTTGAGTAGTGAGCAGGATGCAGGAAAATGTGGAAAGGAAGTCAAAGGTAACCCCTTGGAGATTACAAAGAAGGAAGTGGGTGAAACGAAGAGTAAAAAGAGAGCGAGAAGTGTCAAAGCGGAGCCTGAGGTAGAGAGGAGCGAGACAGAGCAATGTTGCGGCCTTGAGGAATGGACAGAAGAGCAAGACACAGCATTGCAAAGGGCTTACTTATCGGCCAAGCCATCTCCACATTTTTGGAAGAAGGTCGCCAAAATG GTACCCGGAAAGTCTGCTGAGGAATGCTTCAACAGAATCCACGCCGATCTTGCGACCCCACCTCCAAATCAGCCTCGTTCAAGGTTGATTAAGATCCATAATTCCCCAACagaaaatttcaatatattaGACTGCAATTATCCCGACCTCATTGAATCAAAGGTTAAAAGGCATAGGATCAAAAAGCAAAAGACCCATGTTACACAGAAGACTCTAAGACATTTACTCAAGAAGCGTAGCCTCGCAGATCAAGCTCAAGAGGCCGACCATTTCTCGGTTCTTGAGACCTCACCGAGCCCATTACAGCTTGACTTTCCCGAACTTAAGTCTCCTGAAATATCTAGCACTATTTTAAGGTCCTCGTCATCAACGCACAAGAAGAAGACCAAGTCCAGGTTCAGGCCTGGCCAAGTGGATCCAAGCCCTGAGGTGCTTAAGAGGATCAAGAACGTTGCGCTGCACGAGAAGTACATCGACCAACTACATTGCCGTGAAGCAAAGAGAAGGACTCATGCTAAGGGGAAGTTCATATCTCCTTTGTCTAATAAAGATGAGGCCGGCGTTATTCTGAAAGCTGCGCGGAATGCTCTAATCTCTGAAGCCAGTAATGCGATTGGCCAGTTTAAGCACATGCAGGCCAACCCAACTGATGATTATGCAGAATTTGAATCTGGTACTGATGATGATGTTGATGATTAA
- the LOC109724479 gene encoding divinyl chlorophyllide a 8-vinyl-reductase, chloroplastic encodes MSLSSPNPLLLHHHHSHLSSLPPLPSSSSIPNLKPRRRIKTLTLSLHSSTSSPIPTPNPNPTIPTPSPSLRSKNPSDVTVLVTGATGYIGRFVVRELLRRGFAVVAVARERSGIRGRDGPDRTLSLLSGASVVFSDVADPAALDRSLSALGRRVDAVVCCLASRSGGVRDSWKIDYAAARNTLLSARRLGAAHFVLLSAICVQKPLLEFQRAKLKFESELQSLAAADENFTFSIVRPTAFFKSLGGQVETVKGGKPYVMFGDGRLCACKPISEEDLASFIVDCVLDEDKINKILPIGGPGKALTPLEQGEMLFRLLGREPKFLKVPIGIMDFAINVFDVLSKVFPSLEDAAEFGRIGRYYAAESMLVLDPETGEYSAEKTPSYGKDTLEDFFARVIKEGMAGQELGEQTIF; translated from the coding sequence atgtccctctcctcccccaaccctcttctcctccaccaccaccattcccacctctcctccctcccccctctcccctcctcctcctccatcccCAACCTCAAACCAAGAAGAAgaatcaaaaccctaaccctctcCCTCCACTCCTCTACCTCCTCCCCCATCCCcaccccaaaccctaaccccacTATCCCCACCCCTTCCCCTTCCTTACGGTCCAAAAACCCTAGCGACGTCACCGTCCTCGTCACCGGCGCCACCGGCTACATCGGCCGATTCGTCGTCCGCGAGCTCCTCCGCCGCGGCTtcgccgtcgtcgccgtcgcccgCGAGCGCAGCGGCATCCGCGGCCGCGACGGCCCCGACCGCACCCTCTCCCTGCTCTCCGGCGCCTCCGTCGTCTTCTCCGACGTCGCCGACCCCGCCGCCCTCGACcgctccctctccgccctcGGCCGCCGCGTCGACGCCGTCGTCTGCTGCCTCGCCAGCCGCTCCGGCGGCGTGCGCGACTCGTGGAAGATCGACTACGCCGCCGCGCGCAACACCCTCCTCTCCGCCCGCCGACTCGGCGCCGCGCACTTCGTCCTACTCTCCGCCATCTGCGTCCAAAAGCCGCTCCTCGAATTCCAGCGCGCCAAgctcaaattcgaatccgagctccagtccctcgccgccgccgacgagaATTTCACCTTCAGCATCGTCCGCCCCACCGCCTTCTTCAAGAGCCTGGGCGGGCAGGTCGAGACCGTCAAGGGCGGCAAGCCCTATGTCATGTTCGGCGACGGAAGGCTGTGCGCGTGCAAGCCCATCAGCGAGGAGGATCTCGCCTCGTTCATCGTCGATTGCGTTCTCGATGAGGATAAGATCAACAAGATCCTGCCGATCGGAGGGCCTGGAAAGGCGCTGACGCCGTTGGAGCAGGGGGAGATGCTGTTCCGCTTATTGGGCCGAGAGCCGAAGTTCTTGAAGGTGCCGATTGGGATAATGGATTTCGCGATCAACGTGTTCGATGTTTTGTCGAAGGTGTTCCCGTCATTGGAGGATGCGGCGGAGTTTGGGAGGATAGGAAGGTATTACGCCGCGGAGAGTATGCTAGTGCTCGATCCGGAGACAGGGGAGTATAGCGCGGAGAAGACGCCGAGCTATGGGAAGGATACATTGGAGGATTTCTTTGCGAGGGTGATAAAGGAAGGAATGGCGGGGCAGGAATTGGGGGAGCAAACCATCTTCTAG